The genomic stretch ttttttttgcatagtcatttttaagattaaaaaaaatctccaactaattttcaaatttgttagtGCTTACAACCAATCATCTCAGAAAAACTCTTTGAACTTTCACACAAGTAACATTCCAACAAAAAAAGTTGGCAGagaggaataaatcaaaatttactCTACCATAACCAATACATTCAAAATATTCCATCTTCCTACTTGTCTACAATAGCAAATCAATAATGAGTCATCCATATCAAGGAAGAGGCCAAGGTCATTATTCATGGGAGAAACAAGTTACACTGATACTCACCTTCATATAATATCTATAGGTAAAGGTGCTACATAACTAATCCTTTATTCTCTTTTCTATTCTACCAATTACCTAATTCCTCAAATTCATAATGTATACACTCAAAAATGCATGCTAACAGTCAGATAGAAGAGCTTTGGCAAAAAGAGTAAGATTAGCGATCTAGAAGACTATTTGTACATGCTCTAACTAAGTCCCAAAACACACCTTGCTTCTGACATCAAAATCATAAGGAAATCGTAGACAAATCATATGACCAAATTATCATGAAACTTCTACCTAACAGATGCATCGGGCAGAGGAAGGTTCCATTACATGTACATATCAGACTAATTGTTATTCTCTTATGAATAATTGTTATTTTATGATAGGTTTATTATGATTCCCTGATAATATTATCTCCTAAAGAAGACTCGATCAATTCTGGGGCTAGGTGGGTATATAGGGTATATGCTGAGAACTTTGTTTATAAGAGATGGGGGAGATGAGCCTCATAAGTCCTACGAACTCTTAAGCTTATCCGCCATATGCGAGGGGTTGGCCCTTGAGGAGTTGAACTCTAAATGTACAGTCGACTTTTTGGCCAACCAATCATATACGGTGAGACTTGTCCTTAAGGCATGAGGAGTTAAGTTTCGAAAGGTTCGACGGGCACTTTTGACTGACTAACTATATACTGAGAGTTATCTTATAGAAATGAGGAGTTACGATCTAGAGATCTGACCAGCTCTAGACTTGGCAGCTATATGCTAAGAGCTAGGCTCATAAAGCATGAAGAGTTAAACCCATAGCTCCAGTTGGTCATGTGCCCACTCGGGATTATACTAAAAGTCTGACTTATGAGAAATACTGAGAGGCGGGAGTTAAGTTCCATAAATCCAACCAGTGCTGGGCCAACCGGCTCTAGGCTGGGAGTTTTATTCATAAGAAGGAACTGTATCCTGTAATTCCGATCAAATTTAGATTCATTTGGGATTATATTAGGGGTCTTATTCTTGAGAGCTAGTTCATCCAAATATGTACAATCTGATCACCTCACCGTGACTTTGAGTTCTATAGCACCTGTAATAAAGATTCAACACATTTTAATTATGGCCAATTCTTAGGATATTGCTCATGGAGTTTCTCACTGATTTATGAATGAAGTATGAGAAAATCTGATAGTAAATAATTCAGCACTGGCTTTATGAATGAAGATTTATCGCTGACTGTTTGAGATCTCGTGGATTGTCGAGTAGGTCATCCGTCGTAAGTTACCTACTGGTTTGGTCCGTTGACTTTCATAGAAGCCGAGATGGCGTACACGGCGGTGAACTTGGTGCTGGGGAAGCTGGGCGAGCTTGCTTCCAGCGAGGTCGTCGGCCTCCTGAACGTGGACGGAGAGGTCAAGTCGCTGACGGAAACACTGGCACTGATTCAATCCTTTCTCAGGGATGCCGACCAGAAGCCCAGACACGAGCAGAGCCACTCTCTGCAGGAGTGGATGAGGCAGATCCGGAACTTGGCGTTCGAGATGGAGGACCTGGTGGACGAATACGCGACGCGGCTAGGCCGCGCTTCAGCCAACGGCAGCCGGAAGAGCCGTCTCCGATGCATCGCCGCCTTCCCCTCCCGGATCCGCACTCGCCATAGGCTCGCGAGCCGCCTGCAGGACATCCATGCCAGATTTCAAGATGTATGCAAACAAGCATCGCAACTTGGCATCCAATtaggctcctcctcctcctcctcctcctcctctgcagCCAGCGCAACGCTTGCTCGAAGGTAAATAATTCTAGCATCTTCGTGGTCAATTTTGTTGGATCTTTCGAAGTTGATCTCGCATTAATTTTGACATCTACAGATTTGAACTAGAAGAAGACATTGTCGGATTTGACGAAGATATGAAAGACATCAAAAGGCAGCTGTTCGACGTTAGTTCAACATCTCGCGTTGTCCTTTCGGTCGTCGGTCCTGGTGGTTTGGGCAAGACAACGCTGGCGAATAAGATCTACAGGAGCACAGATGTCAAAAACTATTTCCAGCGCAAGGCATGGGTGTTCGTGTCGCAGAAGTACGAGGTTCAAGAACTCTTGCGCAGCATTGTCAAGCAAGTGTTCGACTTCAAGGATGGGGAAGAAAAAGGTATGGAAGAACTAGAGATGAAGGAAAAGTTGTGGGAGCACTTGAGCGACGGAAGAAGGTACCTAGTCGTGATGGATGATATTTGGGAGGTGGCAGCTTGGAACGCCATTAAAGCAGCTTTCCCAAAAGAATCGACTGGATCCAGAGTGTTGCTGACCACACGCAAGATGAACGTTGCGAACGTTGCAGATGTTCCTCCACACAAGCTGAAAGTTTGGAATGCGGAAGAGAGCTGGAATTTGTTCTGCAGGAAAGCTTTCCGCACAGCGTGCTGCCCGCCGGAGTTGGAGCAATTCAAGGTAGATATCTTCAAAAAAACTAAAGGACTGCCTCTTGCCATTGTGGTGCTTGGAGGAATTTTGAGAGGTACAAATCAAGCTAGTGAATGGAGGAAAAAGCTGGAGTATATTTCTTATGAATTCAGAGAAGGAGAAGACCAAATCCTCAGAATATTAGCTCTCAGTTATCATGATCTTCCGCATCATTTGAAGCCTTGCTTCCTCTATTTTGCAGCGTTTCCTGAGGATTATAGTATCAGTGCAGAGAGGATAATACTTTTATGGATCGCTGAGGGTTTCATACAAACCAAGGACAAAGTGGATCAAACAATGGAGGACCTCGCCGAGGCATATTTGATGGATTTGATCGACAGGTCCATGTTACAAATGGAAAGAGTGAGTCAGCTTTATGCACAGGAAGTTCGCATTCATGATCTTCTTCTTGATCTAGCACGTCATGAAGCTCGTGAGCTTCACTTCTTCAGGTCCATAGATGATATAGGTGAAGACGATCCAAGAGCTTTACGGCGACTCAGTGTCACCGAAAATGTCAATGACCATATCTCATCGAACTGCTCTACCACTAAACTACGGTCACTTGTAGTTTGTCTGAATGAAGGTTTTCAGAGACCGCTGGCAGCTGCCATCGCCGGAGCGAAGTTCCTCAGAATCTTGGATATTCAGAAACTGCCTATTGAACACATACCAAAGGAGATTGGGGACTTGATCCTGTTAAGGTATCTAAATTTGAGCCAGTCAAAATTGGAGGAGCTGCCTTCATCCATTGGAAACCTCATCCACTTGCAGACTTTCGATATACGAGTGACTAAGATTCAACATTTGCCGGATGCATTTTGGAAAATCAGAACACTGAGACATGTATTCCTCAATAACGAGAACACGAGCATGCCTAAAGCAACATACTGCCCGGAGGACATTCAGACACTTGTGAATATTTCAAGTGGT from Zingiber officinale cultivar Zhangliang chromosome 5B, Zo_v1.1, whole genome shotgun sequence encodes the following:
- the LOC121984000 gene encoding disease resistance protein RPP8-like, whose translation is MAYTAVNLVLGKLGELASSEVVGLLNVDGEVKSLTETLALIQSFLRDADQKPRHEQSHSLQEWMRQIRNLAFEMEDLVDEYATRLGRASANGSRKSRLRCIAAFPSRIRTRHRLASRLQDIHARFQDVCKQASQLGIQLGSSSSSSSSSAASATLARRFELEEDIVGFDEDMKDIKRQLFDVSSTSRVVLSVVGPGGLGKTTLANKIYRSTDVKNYFQRKAWVFVSQKYEVQELLRSIVKQVFDFKDGEEKGMEELEMKEKLWEHLSDGRRYLVVMDDIWEVAAWNAIKAAFPKESTGSRVLLTTRKMNVANVADVPPHKLKVWNAEESWNLFCRKAFRTACCPPELEQFKVDIFKKTKGLPLAIVVLGGILRGTNQASEWRKKLEYISYEFREGEDQILRILALSYHDLPHHLKPCFLYFAAFPEDYSISAERIILLWIAEGFIQTKDKVDQTMEDLAEAYLMDLIDRSMLQMERVSQLYAQEVRIHDLLLDLARHEARELHFFRSIDDIGEDDPRALRRLSVTENVNDHISSNCSTTKLRSLVVCLNEGFQRPLAAAIAGAKFLRILDIQKLPIEHIPKEIGDLILLRYLNLSQSKLEELPSSIGNLIHLQTFDIRVTKIQHLPDAFWKIRTLRHVFLNNENTSMPKATYCPEDIQTLVNISSGPWICDGGVLEKLRNLRRLHLKNMSSSDGDALANAIQNLSRLEMLTLFGESLPVSVLLTASCCRHLQILYLRGPWVRPARIHIDAENSSIFSNLICLAIWQTRLEKDEDIAMLASLANLQTLELRIDAFVGRVLVFPKGGFPRLQEIVLYRLSTMEQWEVGEGAMPLLRDLRLWDCKNMRMLPEGLVRLTELKQIEISGMEIIERRVDKHTGEDYHKIKHVPCIEVN